The Nitrospira sp. KM1 genome includes a window with the following:
- a CDS encoding MMPL family transporter, with protein sequence MSAAFRPALILWVVFLLACGAVVTRMTVTTDLAALLSGSAIPAQELLIAQLRDGVAARLLLIAIEGADPETLAEASGRLTEAIQTSNLFGYVHNGDPAKLKIERDVLMRHRYVLSSAVAADHFTAPALRASLERQMELLGSPAGAVTKALLPADPTGELAHILSELSMGDGPSVLHGVWFSRDGSRAQLIAETRAAGFDLDQQGSALTAVRKAFASLGLPESVRLLISGPGVFAVDSRATIERDSWRLSAVAGTLVVGLLLTIYRSVSPVLLSLLPVLSGLLAGVAAVQIVFGSVHGITLGFGATLIGEAVDYPAYLFTQVMTGERFQETLSRVWPTLRLAVLTTVFGALTMLLSSFTGLSQLGVLSAVGVSVAGLVTRWVLPALSPQPMKSSAREILPLNWTRPLADLRSASWVIWVLCFGAMGLLTVKHQSIWDHDLANLSPVSQSAKDLDAQLRAELGAPDVRYVVVVRGPDQEQVLTTSEHLALVLHRMTQDGLLTGYDLPSRYLPSRETQSRRLAALPDRAQLAAALTRARDGLSFRSGLFEPFLRDVEQARAGKLLESDDLRESAFSIKLRALLLSGKDGWIGLAPLRGVSSSTAVADRLAQSGLSGARFLDLKGEAERLVDGYRRESLRFTAAGFLAITAVLWWGLRNPGRVGRVLVPPVVAVIFVVTILTVAGERLSLFHLVSLLLVIGIGLNYALFFDRRFTDEAERRRNLLSLTVCILSTLSAFGALAFSHTAVLHAIGLTVSLGAFFSMMLSAALVQRRETIR encoded by the coding sequence GTGAGTGCCGCCTTTCGGCCCGCCCTCATCCTCTGGGTCGTCTTCCTTCTCGCGTGCGGCGCCGTGGTGACTCGAATGACAGTGACCACCGATTTGGCGGCATTATTATCCGGCTCGGCCATTCCTGCCCAGGAACTTCTGATCGCGCAATTGCGGGATGGAGTGGCGGCCCGCCTGTTACTGATTGCCATCGAGGGTGCGGATCCTGAAACTTTGGCGGAGGCCAGCGGCCGGCTCACGGAAGCGATTCAAACCAGCAACCTGTTTGGCTATGTGCACAACGGTGATCCGGCCAAACTCAAGATCGAACGCGACGTCCTCATGCGACATCGGTATGTCCTGAGTTCGGCCGTCGCCGCCGATCATTTTACCGCGCCCGCCTTGCGTGCTTCCCTTGAGCGTCAAATGGAATTGCTCGGTTCTCCTGCCGGGGCCGTGACGAAAGCGCTGTTGCCAGCCGATCCAACGGGCGAGCTCGCACACATTCTGTCCGAGTTGTCCATGGGGGACGGCCCCTCGGTGCTGCACGGAGTCTGGTTCTCACGGGATGGTTCCCGCGCGCAACTTATCGCGGAAACGCGGGCGGCAGGCTTCGATCTCGATCAGCAGGGATCCGCATTGACGGCGGTTCGGAAGGCATTCGCTTCTCTGGGGCTGCCGGAAAGTGTTCGTCTGCTTATCAGCGGACCCGGCGTCTTTGCCGTGGACTCGCGAGCCACGATCGAACGGGATTCATGGAGACTCTCGGCCGTGGCCGGCACGCTCGTCGTCGGATTGCTGCTCACGATATATCGTTCCGTTTCGCCCGTTTTACTGAGTCTGCTCCCGGTGCTCAGCGGTCTTCTTGCCGGCGTCGCGGCGGTTCAGATTGTCTTCGGCTCGGTCCACGGCATTACGCTTGGATTTGGTGCGACGCTGATCGGCGAAGCCGTCGATTATCCGGCATATCTGTTCACGCAGGTCATGACCGGTGAACGGTTTCAAGAAACGCTCTCTCGTGTGTGGCCGACCTTGAGGCTGGCCGTGCTGACGACCGTCTTCGGCGCGCTGACGATGTTGCTCTCGAGTTTCACGGGCCTGTCACAACTAGGCGTTCTGTCGGCCGTGGGTGTATCGGTTGCAGGTCTCGTGACCCGGTGGGTACTGCCTGCCCTCTCACCGCAACCCATGAAAAGTTCCGCCCGCGAAATTCTTCCGCTGAACTGGACCAGACCGTTGGCGGACCTGCGTTCCGCCTCCTGGGTTATCTGGGTGCTGTGTTTTGGCGCCATGGGGTTGCTGACGGTCAAACATCAGAGCATTTGGGATCATGATCTCGCCAATCTCAGTCCTGTCTCGCAGTCGGCCAAAGACTTGGATGCGCAATTGCGCGCTGAACTCGGGGCACCGGACGTCCGTTATGTCGTCGTGGTGCGAGGCCCCGATCAGGAACAGGTTCTCACGACGAGTGAACATCTTGCCCTGGTGCTGCACCGAATGACGCAGGACGGATTGTTGACCGGCTACGATCTTCCCAGCCGGTATCTCCCGTCTCGAGAAACCCAGAGCCGGCGACTGGCGGCGCTTCCTGACCGAGCACAGCTTGCCGCCGCGCTCACCCGTGCGCGTGACGGGTTGTCGTTCCGCTCCGGCCTCTTCGAGCCGTTCTTACGGGATGTCGAACAAGCACGCGCTGGGAAGTTGCTCGAGAGCGACGATCTGCGGGAATCGGCCTTTTCCATAAAACTCAGAGCACTGCTACTTTCCGGCAAGGACGGCTGGATAGGGCTGGCGCCGCTCCGCGGCGTGTCTTCAAGCACGGCGGTCGCGGACCGGCTTGCTCAATCCGGTCTGTCCGGTGCGAGGTTTCTCGATCTCAAGGGTGAAGCCGAACGATTGGTCGATGGGTATCGCCGGGAATCCCTTCGGTTTACAGCCGCCGGTTTCCTGGCCATCACCGCCGTTCTATGGTGGGGCCTCCGGAATCCCGGTCGTGTGGGACGTGTGCTGGTGCCGCCCGTCGTGGCCGTCATCTTTGTCGTGACGATTCTCACGGTGGCCGGTGAACGGCTGTCACTGTTCCATCTCGTGTCGCTCTTGCTGGTGATCGGGATCGGGCTGAACTATGCGCTGTTTTTCGACAGACGATTCACGGATGAAGCCGAGCGCCGGCGCAACCTTCTGTCCCTGACCGTCTGCATCCTCTCCACCCTGTCGGCATTCGGTGCGCTGGCGTTCTCACATACGGCGGTGCTCCATGCCATTGGGCTCACGGTGAGCCTGGGTGCATTCTTCTCCATGATGTTGTCCGCGGCGCTCGTCCAGAGACGGGAGACCATCCGATGA
- a CDS encoding glycosyltransferase codes for MNRSSDGVAAVIPAYNEASTIHRIAAGALEYVPRVVVVDDGSSDDTADRLRGLPVTILRQPGNLGKAAALWRGAQHAIALEADAIITLDGDGQHNPQDIPALIAMHRRNSGAIILGSRRHHAGKIPLVRYLANRLADFWISSAGGRAVRDSQSGFRIYPADVLRVLGARCDRTAGFVFESEILIEAGRHGVPIHSVPISVEYGRHLRRSHFRQVRDVSRITRMVTRKLLGRRREISRPPEDRIEEATLSPTAPSVSRRAHGSSFRRRILFVAESVSLAHVARTVALARTLDPELYDLHMACDPRYLPLFGSLHPTLHHIRSITSEQFQERLRTGSPLYSSDELRAYVSEELRLLADLNPHAVVGDFRLSLSVSARVVRIPYLTVTNAHWSPYAPSRYVVPELTMTDRLGVRAGQWCFDLIRPLIFVQQSWALNNVRREYGLPSLDYTLPHVFTDADETLYADLPKLVPTFDCPAHHHYIGPVLWSPPTRPSWWKGISKDRPIVYVSLGSTGPHDLLNTVLETLEVLGLCGMVSTAGKPAPSSIPDHVFLSPFVPGLEAAERSALIICNGGSATVYQALTAGIPVLGIPSNLDQFLMMEYAARAGTGAYVRPREAAVQDLAPILHDLLTDPEYRSKAETFKGLIRSGDGCTSLDAILRRRLNMNSNGDASSPAERRRASHDAASGSHSAA; via the coding sequence ATGAATCGATCGTCGGACGGTGTCGCCGCCGTGATCCCCGCGTACAACGAGGCTTCCACCATCCATCGCATTGCCGCAGGCGCGCTTGAATACGTCCCGCGTGTGGTTGTGGTGGATGATGGTTCATCGGATGACACGGCGGATCGGCTGCGCGGCCTTCCCGTCACCATTCTTCGCCAACCGGGTAATTTGGGCAAAGCCGCGGCCCTTTGGCGGGGTGCGCAGCATGCGATCGCGCTCGAAGCGGATGCGATCATCACCCTGGACGGAGACGGACAGCACAATCCGCAGGACATTCCTGCACTGATTGCGATGCACCGGCGAAACTCCGGCGCGATCATATTGGGGTCACGGCGGCACCACGCCGGAAAAATCCCGCTTGTCCGTTACCTTGCCAATCGTCTGGCGGACTTTTGGATCTCATCGGCGGGTGGACGAGCCGTTCGAGACAGTCAATCGGGATTCCGCATATATCCGGCTGACGTCTTGCGTGTGTTGGGAGCCCGCTGTGATCGGACAGCCGGCTTCGTGTTCGAAAGCGAAATCCTGATCGAAGCGGGTCGCCACGGTGTCCCCATCCATTCGGTACCGATATCGGTGGAATACGGGCGGCATCTTCGGCGCAGCCATTTCCGGCAGGTCCGCGACGTCAGCCGCATCACGCGCATGGTAACCCGCAAACTGCTCGGGCGCCGCAGGGAGATATCGAGACCTCCTGAGGATCGAATCGAGGAAGCGACGCTCTCACCTACAGCTCCGTCCGTCTCGAGGCGAGCCCACGGGTCATCTTTTCGCCGCCGGATCCTGTTCGTCGCCGAATCCGTCAGTCTGGCGCACGTCGCACGGACAGTCGCCCTGGCACGGACTCTTGATCCGGAACTGTACGACCTGCATATGGCCTGTGATCCAAGATACCTCCCGCTGTTTGGATCACTCCATCCAACTCTCCACCATATCCGGTCCATTACATCGGAGCAGTTTCAAGAGCGGCTGCGCACCGGAAGCCCGCTCTACTCGTCCGATGAACTCCGAGCCTATGTGTCGGAAGAGTTGCGCCTCCTGGCTGATCTGAATCCCCATGCGGTCGTGGGTGACTTCCGCTTGTCGCTGTCGGTCAGCGCCCGTGTAGTACGGATTCCCTATTTGACCGTCACCAATGCCCATTGGAGTCCCTATGCTCCATCGCGATACGTCGTTCCCGAGCTGACGATGACCGATCGATTGGGAGTGCGCGCGGGGCAATGGTGCTTCGACCTGATCCGGCCATTGATCTTTGTGCAGCAATCGTGGGCTTTGAACAACGTGAGACGAGAATACGGTTTGCCCTCTCTGGATTATACGTTGCCGCACGTGTTTACCGATGCGGACGAGACCCTCTATGCCGACCTCCCCAAACTCGTTCCCACGTTCGACTGTCCGGCGCACCATCACTATATCGGGCCGGTGCTCTGGTCCCCGCCCACGCGGCCGTCTTGGTGGAAAGGGATTTCAAAAGACCGGCCGATCGTCTATGTGAGTTTGGGATCGACCGGTCCTCATGACCTTCTCAATACGGTCTTGGAGACCCTTGAGGTTCTCGGCCTCTGCGGAATGGTCTCGACGGCGGGGAAACCCGCTCCGTCTAGCATCCCCGATCACGTGTTTCTGTCGCCGTTTGTTCCCGGTCTGGAAGCGGCGGAACGTTCGGCACTCATTATTTGCAACGGCGGCAGCGCGACTGTCTATCAGGCGTTGACCGCCGGGATTCCCGTCCTGGGAATCCCGAGCAACCTGGATCAGTTCCTGATGATGGAATATGCCGCACGGGCCGGGACCGGCGCATATGTCCGGCCACGCGAGGCAGCCGTGCAGGATCTGGCTCCCATCCTTCACGACCTTCTCACTGATCCTGAATATCGTAGCAAGGCCGAAACCTTCAAAGGTCTGATCCGTTCAGGAGACGGCTGTACTTCGTTGGATGCGATCCTCCGCAGACGGCTGAATATGAATTCGAACGGCGATGCATCATCTCCGGCTGAAAGGCGCCGCGCGTCTCACGACGCGGCGTCCGGTTCTCACTCGGCAGCCTGA
- a CDS encoding beta-ketoacyl synthase chain length factor, producing the protein MQLYVQSVGLMGPGLNGWVSTQPILTGSAPYRFGDTPRVVPSILPATERRRSSDAVRLAIAAAEEALRGSEITGNETATVFASSDGDGYITHQICEALTTREKEISPTSFHNSVYNAPAGYWSIAIGSRLGSTSLCAFDGSFVAGLLEAAAQTCVDHRPVMLIASDLPFPFPLYALRPIEHAFSVAILMTPDAGRGALMQWQIQIGAREPATSDPAGLPAGLYRNPAARCLPLLRTLACRSTETVVLDYLDNNSVTVSCQPVVPS; encoded by the coding sequence ATGCAGCTCTATGTGCAAAGTGTGGGGCTCATGGGGCCTGGATTGAACGGCTGGGTCTCGACGCAACCGATTCTGACCGGCTCCGCTCCCTACCGGTTCGGCGATACGCCTCGGGTTGTCCCGAGCATCTTGCCGGCGACGGAGCGCCGCCGCAGCAGCGACGCGGTCAGATTGGCCATTGCCGCCGCCGAGGAAGCCTTGCGGGGCAGCGAGATTACGGGCAACGAGACGGCGACGGTGTTTGCGTCTTCGGACGGCGACGGGTATATCACGCATCAGATCTGTGAGGCATTGACGACGCGCGAGAAGGAGATTTCGCCGACTTCGTTTCACAATTCGGTGTACAACGCCCCGGCCGGCTACTGGAGTATCGCCATCGGGTCACGGCTGGGATCGACAAGTCTCTGCGCCTTCGACGGCTCGTTTGTCGCCGGCCTCCTGGAAGCCGCCGCTCAAACGTGCGTCGATCATCGGCCGGTCATGCTGATCGCGTCGGATCTCCCGTTTCCCTTTCCCCTGTATGCCCTTCGGCCTATCGAGCACGCGTTCTCCGTCGCCATTCTGATGACGCCCGATGCCGGCAGGGGCGCGTTGATGCAATGGCAGATTCAGATCGGCGCCCGCGAGCCGGCCACGTCTGATCCGGCGGGATTGCCGGCCGGCCTGTACCGTAACCCCGCCGCTCGCTGTTTGCCGTTGCTGCGGACGCTGGCCTGCCGCTCGACGGAAACCGTGGTTCTCGACTATCTCGACAATAACAGCGTGACCGTGTCTTGCCAGCCGGTGGTGCCGTCATGA
- the fabG gene encoding 3-oxoacyl-ACP reductase FabG has translation MSKRALVTGGSGEIGSAICHELAAAGFEVIVHGYQRAERARAVVEAIRAKGGAAEAVCFDVTNAEETSRVLEGLKTTGTIQVLVNNAGMYHDAVMAGMTVEQWRSVIDVSLNGFFHVTQPLLLPMIQSRWGRIVNITSISGLIGNRGQVNYAAAKAGLHGATKALAVELASRGITVNAVAPGVIATLGTEELFTPEAVARLVPMKRAGAPFEVASLVAYLASEAAAYVSGQIISINGAMA, from the coding sequence ATGAGCAAACGTGCTCTCGTCACAGGTGGAAGCGGCGAGATCGGCTCGGCGATCTGTCACGAACTCGCGGCCGCGGGGTTCGAGGTCATCGTGCACGGCTATCAGCGTGCCGAGCGCGCTCGAGCCGTGGTGGAAGCCATTCGGGCCAAAGGAGGCGCTGCCGAGGCTGTGTGTTTCGATGTGACGAATGCAGAGGAGACGTCGCGGGTATTGGAAGGTCTCAAGACGACCGGCACCATTCAAGTGCTGGTCAATAACGCCGGCATGTATCACGACGCCGTGATGGCCGGGATGACCGTTGAACAATGGAGGTCCGTGATCGACGTTTCCCTGAACGGATTCTTCCATGTCACGCAACCCTTGCTGCTTCCGATGATTCAAAGCCGCTGGGGCCGCATCGTGAACATTACTTCGATCAGCGGGTTGATCGGGAATCGGGGACAGGTCAACTATGCCGCCGCGAAGGCGGGGCTCCATGGCGCGACGAAGGCGCTGGCCGTGGAGCTGGCATCCCGTGGCATTACGGTGAATGCCGTGGCCCCGGGAGTTATTGCCACTCTCGGCACGGAGGAACTCTTCACGCCGGAGGCCGTCGCCCGTCTCGTCCCGATGAAGCGGGCCGGCGCTCCTTTCGAGGTCGCCAGCCTCGTAGCCTACCTGGCGTCGGAGGCCGCCGCATACGTCTCCGGTCAGATTATTTCCATCAATGGAGCGATGGCATGA
- a CDS encoding ATP-binding protein produces the protein MPPKKKPSVGPKQGGTKQIAETMSAPSTQDFEKLGVLYLGRPYDPEAKQPKPGWFLYDSKDLVTHAVCVGMTGSGKTGLCLSLLEEAAIDGIPAIIIDPKGDLGNLLLTFPDLKGEDFQPWINEDDAKKKGLSTADYAKAQAELWASGLAAWNQDGARIRRLRDAAEFAIYTPGSQAGLPVSILKSFAAPPGDVLSDAEVLRERIMTTTTGLLGLLGVEADPIRSREHILLSTILDHFWRQQQDLDLAALVRAIQTPPVNTVGVMDLDAFFPAKERFALAMKMNNLLASPGFQAWMEGEALDIQQLLYSPAGKPRMAIFSIAHLSDAERMFFVTLLLSQMIGWMRAQSGTTSLRALLYMDEIFGYFPPVRNPPSKLPLLTLLKQARAFGLGVVLATQNPVDLDYKGLANTGTWFIGRLQTERDKARVLEGLEGASSGAGMKFDRARMESLLAGLGNRIFLMNNVHEDEPVVFESRWCLSYLRGPLTRAQIKQLMDLQRSDAALPSSSGKVALREQGGARPSVAPDVPQFVVPVRGSRPNNAGLVYRPMVMGSGRLRFVDAKSEVDDVREVTRLAEFGDGAVTVDWDQASALNVSVTDLESVPDETARFLPLPSAGAKAKSYAGWNKEFGAWLFRTQGIAVLKSPSTGAASKPGESERDFRVRLQQAGREHRDEAAESLRRKYAPKIASLQERIRRAEQMQERQQAESRSSQLQAAVSVGASILGAFLGRKTLSATNIGRATTAIRGAGRVLKEAQDVSQAQETVTALRQQLSELERQFESEREALSAATDPLGEKLDVVSIRPNKTNIAVKLVALVWVPYWEDGQGLMTAAYE, from the coding sequence ATGCCGCCGAAAAAGAAGCCTTCCGTCGGGCCCAAACAGGGCGGGACAAAACAGATAGCCGAAACGATGTCCGCTCCCTCGACGCAGGATTTCGAAAAACTCGGCGTATTATATCTGGGCCGCCCGTACGATCCTGAGGCTAAACAGCCAAAACCGGGATGGTTCCTCTACGACTCAAAAGATCTGGTCACCCACGCGGTGTGCGTTGGTATGACCGGAAGTGGAAAGACCGGCCTCTGCTTATCTCTGCTCGAAGAAGCGGCTATCGACGGTATTCCGGCCATCATCATTGATCCCAAAGGCGACCTTGGGAATCTTCTGCTTACCTTCCCCGATCTCAAAGGTGAAGACTTTCAGCCCTGGATCAATGAGGACGATGCAAAAAAGAAGGGCTTGTCCACTGCTGATTATGCCAAAGCTCAGGCAGAATTGTGGGCGAGCGGTCTGGCCGCGTGGAACCAGGACGGCGCACGCATCCGTCGCTTGCGGGATGCCGCCGAGTTCGCCATCTATACGCCGGGAAGCCAGGCGGGGTTGCCGGTTTCGATTTTGAAATCCTTTGCGGCGCCGCCGGGCGACGTCCTGAGCGATGCCGAGGTCCTGCGGGAACGAATCATGACTACGACGACGGGTCTCTTGGGCCTGCTCGGAGTCGAAGCCGATCCGATACGGAGCCGCGAGCACATTCTCCTATCAACGATTCTGGATCATTTCTGGAGGCAACAACAGGATCTCGATCTTGCGGCTCTGGTCCGGGCTATTCAAACACCCCCGGTGAACACCGTCGGAGTGATGGACCTGGATGCCTTCTTCCCCGCCAAGGAACGGTTTGCATTGGCGATGAAGATGAACAATCTCCTTGCCTCGCCGGGATTTCAGGCGTGGATGGAAGGAGAGGCACTGGATATCCAGCAGCTGCTGTACAGTCCTGCAGGAAAGCCCAGAATGGCGATCTTTTCGATCGCACACCTCAGCGATGCGGAACGGATGTTTTTTGTTACGCTGCTTCTGAGTCAAATGATCGGGTGGATGCGGGCGCAATCCGGGACGACAAGTCTTCGGGCCCTGCTCTACATGGACGAAATATTCGGATATTTTCCGCCGGTGAGGAATCCACCGTCGAAATTGCCGTTGCTCACGTTACTGAAGCAGGCACGGGCGTTCGGGCTTGGCGTCGTGCTGGCCACGCAAAACCCGGTCGATCTCGACTACAAAGGGTTGGCCAATACGGGGACCTGGTTCATCGGCCGTTTGCAAACGGAGCGGGACAAGGCACGCGTCCTCGAAGGGTTGGAAGGCGCATCCTCGGGAGCGGGAATGAAGTTTGACAGAGCCCGCATGGAGAGTCTGCTGGCCGGCTTGGGGAATCGTATTTTTCTGATGAACAATGTGCACGAAGACGAACCCGTCGTGTTTGAATCCCGGTGGTGTCTCTCGTATTTGCGCGGCCCGCTCACTCGCGCGCAAATCAAGCAGCTCATGGACCTCCAACGGTCTGACGCCGCTCTGCCGTCATCGTCGGGCAAGGTGGCGCTTCGTGAGCAGGGTGGCGCTCGCCCTTCCGTTGCGCCTGACGTGCCTCAGTTTGTCGTCCCGGTCAGAGGCTCGCGCCCGAACAATGCCGGGCTGGTCTATCGGCCGATGGTCATGGGAAGCGGTCGGCTCAGGTTCGTCGATGCCAAAAGCGAAGTAGACGACGTGAGGGAAGTGACGCGGCTGGCCGAGTTCGGAGACGGCGCCGTGACGGTCGACTGGGATCAGGCGTCGGCCCTCAACGTTTCCGTGACTGATTTGGAATCCGTTCCGGACGAGACCGCCCGATTTCTTCCACTCCCTTCTGCGGGAGCAAAAGCGAAAAGCTATGCCGGATGGAACAAAGAGTTCGGTGCCTGGTTGTTCCGTACACAAGGCATAGCGGTGCTCAAAAGCCCAAGTACCGGCGCGGCGTCCAAGCCGGGAGAGTCCGAGCGGGATTTCCGCGTGCGATTGCAGCAAGCCGGCCGCGAGCACCGTGATGAGGCCGCCGAGTCGCTGAGGCGTAAGTATGCTCCGAAAATCGCCTCATTGCAGGAGCGTATCCGCCGAGCCGAGCAGATGCAGGAACGTCAACAGGCGGAGTCGCGATCGAGCCAGTTGCAGGCCGCAGTTTCGGTCGGAGCCTCCATCCTCGGCGCTTTCCTGGGACGAAAAACGTTGAGCGCAACCAACATCGGCCGCGCGACGACCGCCATCCGTGGAGCGGGCCGCGTGTTGAAGGAGGCGCAGGACGTCAGCCAGGCACAGGAGACTGTCACCGCGTTGCGGCAACAACTGTCCGAGTTGGAGAGGCAATTCGAATCCGAACGGGAAGCCCTCTCAGCCGCGACCGATCCGCTCGGTGAGAAACTCGACGTGGTGTCGATCCGGCCGAACAAAACCAACATTGCGGTCAAGCTCGTCGCCCTGGTCTGGGTCCCCTACTGGGAAGATGGACAAGGATTGATGACCGCAGCCTATGAATGA
- a CDS encoding beta-ketoacyl-[acyl-carrier-protein] synthase family protein yields MNSLTVTAMTTVNPLGRGLAATWDGLYQNRHGLRPNDFEDAAIDTWIGRVDGLEKEPLEGNLADFDCRNNRLAVIALRQDGFEQAVARARTKYGADRIGVLVGTTTSGILETEMAYRQRGSRNGNLPPTLRYRCTQNVFSVSDVARRHLCLNGPAASVSTACSSSAKVFASASRWIEAGLCDAVVTGGVDSLCLMTLYGFSSLGLLSDMPCRPCDVHRNGLSIGEAAGFALLERTHEADGDIVFLGYGESTDAYHMSTPHPEGTGAAAAMQQALQCAGLTPRDIDYVNMHGTGTQANDRAEDQAIERTFGKRTPCSSTKGGTGHTLGAAGIVEAILTIFCLRYGLLPGIIHTRQLDPDFRSRILLQSERRPVRFAMSNSFGFGGNNCSLIFGRTG; encoded by the coding sequence ATGAATTCCCTCACCGTCACTGCGATGACGACGGTCAATCCTCTCGGTCGCGGTCTCGCCGCGACCTGGGACGGGCTGTATCAAAACCGGCACGGACTGCGGCCCAACGATTTTGAGGACGCCGCCATCGACACCTGGATCGGGCGAGTCGACGGACTGGAGAAAGAACCGCTCGAAGGAAACCTGGCTGACTTCGATTGTCGCAACAACCGGCTGGCGGTCATCGCCTTGCGGCAAGACGGATTCGAACAGGCCGTCGCACGAGCGCGTACAAAATACGGCGCGGATCGCATCGGTGTGCTGGTCGGAACGACCACCTCCGGGATTCTCGAAACAGAGATGGCCTACCGCCAGCGAGGTTCACGGAATGGAAATCTGCCGCCCACGTTACGCTACCGGTGCACCCAAAACGTCTTTTCGGTCAGCGACGTCGCCCGGCGCCACTTGTGTCTGAACGGCCCGGCCGCGTCCGTCTCGACGGCCTGTTCGTCCAGCGCCAAGGTATTTGCCAGTGCGTCCCGCTGGATCGAGGCCGGGTTGTGCGACGCCGTCGTCACGGGCGGGGTCGACAGTCTGTGCCTCATGACGCTGTACGGGTTTTCATCGCTCGGACTGCTTTCCGACATGCCGTGCCGACCCTGCGATGTGCATCGCAACGGTTTGTCCATCGGAGAGGCGGCAGGATTCGCATTACTGGAACGGACTCATGAGGCCGACGGCGACATTGTGTTCCTGGGATACGGAGAAAGCACCGATGCCTATCATATGTCGACACCTCACCCGGAAGGAACGGGTGCGGCCGCGGCAATGCAACAGGCTTTGCAGTGCGCCGGCTTGACGCCGAGGGACATCGACTACGTCAATATGCATGGCACCGGCACACAGGCCAATGATCGCGCTGAAGATCAAGCGATCGAACGGACGTTCGGCAAACGGACGCCGTGCAGTTCGACCAAGGGCGGAACCGGCCATACCCTGGGCGCGGCAGGCATCGTGGAAGCGATTCTGACGATCTTCTGCCTTCGGTATGGGCTGCTGCCGGGAATCATTCATACGCGGCAACTCGACCCGGATTTTCGCAGTCGGATTCTCCTCCAAAGCGAACGGCGACCGGTACGGTTTGCCATGAGCAACTCCTTCGGGTTCGGCGGCAACAACTGCAGCCTCATTTTTGGAAGGACGGGCTGA